From one Lycium ferocissimum isolate CSIRO_LF1 chromosome 5, AGI_CSIRO_Lferr_CH_V1, whole genome shotgun sequence genomic stretch:
- the LOC132057064 gene encoding probable glutathione S-transferase: MAEVKLLGLWYSPYSNRVEWALKIKGVQYEFIEEDLQNKSLLLLESNPVHKKIPVLIHNGKPICESMVILEYVDETFEGPSILPKDPYDRAMARFWAKFFEEKGQAVGKSFFLKGVEQVKAKEELCEMLKVIDNDLKDKKFFVGDKFGFADIAANVAAFWLRVLEEASGVVVVTREKFPNFCRWRDEYINCSGNKKYLPPRDELLVHFKGRFQAATTVATVAK, translated from the exons ATGGCAGAGGTGAAGTTGCTCGGTCTTTGGTATAGCCCTTATAGTAACAGAGTTGAATGGGCTCTGAAGATTAAGGGTGTCCAATATGAATTTATAGAAGAAGATCTACAAAACAAGAGCCTTCTGCTTCTTGAATCAAACCCTGTTCACAAGAAAATCCCTGTTCTTATTCACAATGGTAAACCCATTTGTGAGTCTATGGTCATTCTTGAATACGTTGACGAGACATTTGAAGGCCCTTCTATATTGCCTAAAGACCCTTATGACCGGGCTATGGCTCGTTTTTGGGCTaagttttttgaagaaaag GGGCAAGCAGTGGGGAAAAGTTTCTTTCTTAAAGGAGTGGAGCAAGTAAAAGCTAAAGAGGAACTTTGTGAGATGCTGAAAGTAATTGATAATGACCTCAAGGATAAGAAGTTCTTTGTGGGCGACAAATTTGGGTTTGCTGATATTGCTGCAAATGTTGCGGCTTTTTGGCTGAGAGTTCTTGAAGAAGCATCTGGAGTTGTTGTGGTGACAAgagaaaaatttccaaatttttgtaggTGGAGAGATGAATACATTAACTGCAGTGGAAATAAGAAATATTTACCTCCAAGAGATGAGTTGCTTGTCCATTTCAAAGGTCGTTTCCAAGCTGCTACAACTGTTGCAACTGTTGCCAAATGA